One Solanum lycopersicum chromosome 4, SLM_r2.1 DNA window includes the following coding sequences:
- the LOC138348063 gene encoding uncharacterized protein yields MGSGQPRASGSIDNPMKKCFYALRSSGEQENSPDVVNVVVSEFSKVFPNDLPHIPPEREIEFGIDLLPDIDPIPIPFYMLAAAELKAQLTDLPDKGFIRHSISLWGAPILFLKKKDGSLRMCIDYCQLNKYEFMVMYFGFTDSVAAFMDLMNRVFQKNLNAFVIVFFNDILVVEWDVIYAQQKQTFGGSLGVSL; encoded by the exons ATGGGTAGTGGTCAACCTCGAGCAAGTGGTTCTATTGATAATCCAATGAAGAAatgcttctatgctctccgctctagtgGTGAGCAAGAGAATTCTCCCGACGTGGTAAACG TCGTAGTGAGTGAGTTCTcgaaggtctttcctaatgaccttccccATATTCCTCCCGAACGAGAAATTGAATTTGGCATTGATTTGCTACCTGATATAGATCCCATACCaattcctttttatatgttGGCTGCGGccgagttgaaggctcaactcacgGATTTACcagataagggttttataaggCATAGTATTTCTTtatggggtgctccgattttgtttctgaagaagaaagatgggtccttgagaatgtgtattgattattgccaactcaacaag TATGAGTTCATGGTCATGTATTTTGGTTTCACTGATTCTGTGGCAgcttttatggaccttatgaatagggtgttccAAAAGAACCTAAATGCATTTGTTATCGTCTTTTTTAACGACATCTTG gtggtggaatgggatgtCATCTATGCACAACAGAAGCAAACATTtggagggagtcttggtgtTTCCTTgtaa